The uncultured Desulfuromonas sp. genome has a segment encoding these proteins:
- a CDS encoding DUF3617 family protein: MLKKSLVLTGCAFTLLLFTACSSSSDTPKINLNEGNWQITTEMKMANLPFAMPPTSYTTCLTQQDLIPKQGMQQENNSCEVTSQKVDGDTVSWTITCRTDQGVTTSNGTITYAGDTFSGKIITDIPGAGKTEQILSGKRLGDCQ, from the coding sequence ATGTTGAAAAAATCACTTGTATTGACGGGGTGTGCTTTTACCCTGCTGCTGTTCACCGCCTGTTCATCCTCGTCCGACACACCAAAAATCAACCTCAACGAAGGAAACTGGCAAATCACGACAGAGATGAAAATGGCCAACCTGCCCTTTGCCATGCCGCCAACCTCCTATACCACCTGCCTGACGCAACAAGACCTGATTCCCAAGCAGGGCATGCAGCAGGAGAACAACTCCTGTGAAGTCACCTCACAAAAAGTGGATGGCGATACAGTGAGCTGGACAATCACTTGCCGGACCGATCAAGGTGTAACCACCAGCAACGGCACTATTACCTATGCCGGAGACACCTTCAGCGGTAAAATTATTACCGACATTCCCGGTGCGGGTAAAACGGAACAAATTCTCAGCGGAAAACGTCTCGGAGACTGTCAATAA
- a CDS encoding thiamine pyrophosphate-dependent enzyme, with amino-acid sequence MTTEMKKVFARPESLKDVQTHFCPGCHHGTIHRLVADAIDYFGIKDQTIGVASVGCSVFLYGYFDIDVIEAPHGRAPAVATGAKRVHAKRPVFTYQGDGDLAAIGTSEIIHTANRGEPMTVIFVNNTTYGMTGGQMAPTTLPSQKTTTSPAGRNVAKDGYPLKMAELLANLEGVAYSVRVAVDTPKHAIQAGKAIRKAFETSVKNNGFAFVEVLASCPTNWGMTPLAANERVGSEMIPYFPLGVYKDCDQK; translated from the coding sequence ATGACCACAGAGATGAAAAAAGTATTTGCCCGGCCCGAGTCCCTCAAGGACGTTCAAACCCATTTCTGTCCCGGCTGCCATCACGGTACCATTCATCGTCTGGTTGCCGATGCCATCGATTATTTCGGCATCAAGGATCAGACCATTGGTGTCGCGTCTGTCGGCTGCAGTGTGTTTTTGTACGGCTATTTTGATATTGATGTCATCGAGGCTCCCCATGGCCGTGCACCTGCCGTGGCGACCGGCGCCAAGCGGGTCCATGCCAAGCGACCGGTATTTACCTACCAAGGCGACGGTGACCTGGCGGCCATCGGTACCAGCGAGATTATTCACACCGCCAACCGCGGTGAGCCGATGACGGTCATTTTTGTCAATAACACCACCTATGGGATGACCGGTGGCCAGATGGCGCCGACCACGTTGCCGTCGCAAAAGACCACCACGTCTCCCGCTGGCCGCAATGTGGCTAAAGATGGTTATCCCCTCAAGATGGCAGAATTGCTGGCCAATCTCGAAGGGGTGGCCTATTCGGTGCGGGTAGCCGTGGATACGCCTAAACATGCCATACAGGCCGGAAAGGCGATTCGCAAAGCGTTTGAGACATCGGTCAAGAACAACGGTTTTGCGTTTGTCGAAGTTCTGGCCAGCTGTCCCACTAACTGGGGGATGACTCCGCTGGCGGCAAATGAGCGGGTAGGATCAGAAATGATTCCCTACTTTCCGTTGGGTGTCTACAAGGACTGTGACCAGAAATAA
- the thrC gene encoding threonine synthase — translation MRYMSTRGQVRDLSFKDAVMMGLANDGGLLLPQEIPAIDSAQLTAYQTMSYPQIAFDIISRFTGDDFDPNDLRDLIERSYATFDHPEVTPVIKQDGVYILELFHGPTLAFKDVALQFLGNLFEYLLEERDEKMNILGATSGDTGSAAIYGVRGKDRINIFIMHPDGKVSPIQKLQMTTVTDDNVFNLAIRGTFDDGQRIVKETFNDLDFKANYSLGAVNSINWARVLAQIVYYFYAYSRVQPETGCEKIDFSVPTGNFGDIFAGYMAKRMGLPVDKLILATNENNILSRFVLNGDYSVGEVVETLSPSMDIQIASNFERYLYYLLGEDSESLCGLMESFATSKSLQFDGQLQAKVREDFDSLTVDKAATVDQIRDFHQRTGYVLDPHTAVGVRAGEQLSDPDVPVVCLATAHPAKFGDAVQQAIGQDPERPASLDGIEQRDSRCDLIDADTERVKAYLVERAR, via the coding sequence ATGCGTTATATGAGTACCCGTGGTCAGGTCCGCGACCTGTCCTTTAAAGATGCGGTCATGATGGGATTAGCCAACGATGGCGGCCTGTTGTTGCCTCAGGAAATTCCCGCCATCGACAGCGCGCAGCTTACCGCCTACCAGACCATGTCCTACCCGCAGATTGCCTTTGATATCATCTCCCGCTTTACCGGTGATGATTTTGACCCCAACGATCTGCGCGACCTGATTGAGCGCTCCTACGCCACCTTTGACCATCCGGAAGTCACCCCGGTGATCAAGCAGGATGGTGTGTATATTCTTGAGCTGTTCCACGGGCCGACCCTGGCCTTTAAAGATGTCGCCCTGCAGTTCCTCGGCAATCTGTTCGAGTATCTGCTGGAAGAACGCGACGAGAAGATGAACATCCTCGGCGCCACCTCCGGCGACACCGGCAGCGCCGCCATCTACGGCGTGCGCGGTAAAGACCGCATCAACATCTTCATCATGCATCCGGATGGCAAAGTGTCGCCGATTCAGAAGCTGCAGATGACCACCGTCACCGACGACAATGTCTTCAACCTGGCCATTCGCGGCACGTTTGACGACGGCCAGCGCATCGTCAAAGAGACCTTCAATGATCTCGACTTCAAAGCCAACTACAGCCTCGGCGCGGTGAACTCCATCAACTGGGCGCGGGTACTGGCCCAGATCGTCTACTACTTCTACGCCTACAGCCGTGTTCAACCTGAAACCGGCTGTGAAAAAATTGATTTCTCGGTGCCGACCGGCAACTTCGGCGACATTTTTGCCGGCTACATGGCCAAACGCATGGGCCTGCCGGTGGATAAACTGATTCTCGCCACCAACGAAAACAACATCCTGTCGCGCTTTGTTCTCAACGGCGATTACTCGGTCGGTGAAGTGGTGGAAACCCTGTCGCCGTCCATGGATATTCAAATCGCCAGCAACTTTGAGCGTTATCTTTATTACCTGCTCGGCGAAGACAGCGAATCACTTTGTGGTTTGATGGAGAGCTTTGCTACCAGCAAGAGCCTGCAGTTTGACGGCCAGTTGCAAGCCAAAGTTCGCGAAGACTTTGATTCGCTGACTGTGGATAAAGCCGCTACCGTTGATCAGATCCGTGATTTCCATCAACGTACCGGCTATGTGCTTGACCCGCACACGGCTGTCGGCGTGCGTGCCGGTGAACAGCTCAGCGACCCGGACGTTCCGGTGGTGTGTCTGGCCACGGCTCATCCGGCCAAGTTCGGTGATGCTGTGCAGCAGGCCATTGGTCAGGACCCGGAGCGTCCCGCGTCCCTCGACGGCATTGAACAACGCGATTCGCGTTGTGATCTGATTGATGCCGACACCGAAAGGGTCAAAGCCTATCTGGTGGAGCGAGCGCGCTAA
- a CDS encoding DNA polymerase III subunit chi, with amino-acid sequence MPPVVEFIKLNKPEKAKCLCLLAEEFFAQHKRVLILVEDDNQALTLDRFMWTWNKGSFLPHVWDNGAVECHEESIAIGTREQNSNGASVLIAARPCQVEFMRQFKHVIEFAETYDKALVEAARDRFRAWRECGCEPRMR; translated from the coding sequence ATGCCACCTGTCGTTGAATTCATCAAACTGAATAAACCGGAAAAAGCCAAATGTTTGTGCCTGTTGGCCGAAGAGTTTTTTGCCCAGCACAAGCGGGTTCTGATTCTGGTCGAAGATGATAATCAGGCTCTGACGCTGGACCGGTTTATGTGGACCTGGAATAAAGGCTCGTTTCTGCCCCATGTGTGGGATAACGGTGCCGTGGAATGCCATGAAGAGTCGATCGCGATCGGCACCCGTGAACAGAATTCCAACGGCGCTTCGGTCTTAATTGCCGCGCGGCCCTGCCAGGTGGAATTTATGCGCCAGTTCAAACACGTCATCGAGTTTGCTGAGACCTACGATAAAGCCTTGGTTGAAGCGGCACGGGATCGTTTCCGAGCTTGGAGGGAGTGCGGTTGTGAGCCTCGAATGCGTTAA
- a CDS encoding class I SAM-dependent RNA methyltransferase produces the protein MIELTVTTLAHGGAGLGHHDGKAVFVFGAIPGDRIRCRIVQSKKRYARAELVEVVEPSDQRQEPACPHFGDCGGCDWQQLSYEQQCYWKQQLFADSCVRHGHMDQQCIRPFVPAPQAFGYRSRVQFKCYNAPQGFVLGFYRRGSHYVIDVRRCPVIAPPIAAQMAHFRALFDGSVYASLVPQIDVAVGSDEALRTIVHYRGKEPDAFCDWLAERLDAVDGAIDGTVLVQTGRKSSLTLLRGEEDLGIEVDEPPMTLHYGPGGFAQVHLAQNRQLVAHVMEAAEVTSKDTVLDLYCGMGNFSLPLARRAGEVVGVEDYAPSIVSADKNRDALGLTNATFHACSVEEFLGRWKRTVDVIVLDPPRSGAREAIEGIIRCRPRRIVYVSCDQQTLMRDLTVLGQAYEVTSIEALDMFPQTCHTEGLAVLERRPG, from the coding sequence ATGATTGAATTGACTGTCACGACGCTGGCACATGGTGGGGCCGGACTCGGTCATCACGACGGCAAAGCGGTGTTTGTGTTCGGCGCTATTCCCGGCGACAGGATTCGCTGCAGGATTGTGCAAAGCAAGAAACGCTATGCCCGTGCTGAACTGGTCGAGGTTGTTGAGCCTTCCGACCAGAGACAGGAACCGGCCTGTCCCCACTTTGGTGACTGTGGTGGTTGTGACTGGCAACAATTGTCCTATGAACAGCAATGTTATTGGAAACAGCAACTGTTTGCCGACAGTTGTGTGCGCCATGGCCACATGGATCAGCAATGCATTCGCCCCTTTGTGCCTGCTCCTCAGGCGTTTGGCTATCGCAGCCGGGTGCAGTTCAAGTGCTACAATGCGCCACAGGGCTTTGTGCTCGGTTTTTACCGGCGCGGCAGCCATTATGTCATTGATGTGCGCCGGTGTCCGGTGATTGCACCGCCGATTGCCGCGCAGATGGCGCATTTTCGTGCCCTGTTCGACGGCAGTGTCTATGCGTCCCTGGTGCCGCAAATTGATGTGGCGGTGGGCAGCGATGAGGCCTTGCGCACCATTGTCCATTACCGTGGCAAAGAACCGGACGCGTTTTGTGACTGGCTGGCTGAGCGACTCGATGCCGTTGACGGCGCCATCGACGGAACCGTCCTGGTGCAGACCGGACGTAAATCGTCTTTGACTCTGTTGCGCGGTGAGGAGGATCTGGGTATTGAGGTGGACGAACCGCCGATGACGCTGCATTACGGGCCCGGAGGCTTTGCCCAGGTGCATCTGGCCCAGAACCGGCAGCTCGTGGCCCACGTCATGGAAGCGGCTGAGGTCACATCGAAAGATACGGTTCTTGATCTGTATTGCGGTATGGGAAATTTTTCGTTGCCGCTGGCCCGGCGGGCCGGTGAGGTGGTCGGGGTGGAGGATTATGCCCCTTCCATCGTCTCCGCCGATAAGAATCGTGATGCTCTGGGGCTGACCAATGCCACGTTTCATGCCTGCAGCGTCGAAGAATTTCTCGGACGCTGGAAACGCACGGTGGATGTGATTGTTCTCGACCCGCCCCGCAGCGGTGCGCGTGAGGCTATCGAGGGGATAATCCGTTGTCGACCGCGGCGGATTGTCTATGTCTCGTGTGATCAGCAGACGCTGATGCGTGATCTTACCGTACTTGGTCAGGCCTATGAGGTCACTTCAATTGAGGCTCTCGACATGTTTCCTCAGACCTGTCATACTGAGGGCCTCGCCGTGCTCGAACGGCGACCGGGTTAA
- a CDS encoding 4Fe-4S binding protein has translation MSNVAKNKIVIDELRCKGCALCTVACPQGLIKMSTELNKQGFLPAMVSAEAMERCSGCTLCAQVCPDVAIEVYKGV, from the coding sequence ATGAGTAACGTGGCGAAGAATAAGATAGTAATTGACGAGCTGCGCTGTAAGGGCTGTGCCTTGTGTACCGTGGCCTGCCCTCAAGGGCTGATCAAGATGAGTACCGAGCTGAATAAACAGGGCTTTCTTCCGGCAATGGTTAGCGCTGAAGCTATGGAGCGCTGTAGCGGCTGTACTTTGTGTGCTCAGGTGTGCCCGGATGTAGCGATTGAGGTTTATAAAGGGGTTTAG
- the nusA gene encoding transcription termination factor NusA encodes MVANLNHVIDQVVKDKGVDREILVEALESAVLSAANKKYRNTRELEAHYNTEQGEVELFEFVTVVEEVQDSYKEIDLDEAREIDPDVECGDSLGMKMDSGSFSRIAAQTAKQVIIQKVREAEREGIYNEFKDRVGELVNGIVRRYERGDLIVDLGRAEALLPHREQVPRENYRQADRVRAYIAEVKMSPKGPQIILSRTHPNLVIELFKTEVPEIAEGIVEIVSCSREPGSRAKIAVVSHDPDVDPVGACVGMRGSRVQNVVSELRGEKIDIIPWTPDMARFACSALAPADVSRVYVDNEEQAMEIIVPDDQLSLAIGKKGQNVRLAARLIGWKIDIKSETRAAEIEQEESQPAEETDGEEQEASVDETVVDEAPAQTEEEE; translated from the coding sequence ATGGTTGCTAATCTCAACCACGTGATTGATCAAGTCGTAAAGGATAAGGGTGTTGATCGGGAGATTCTGGTTGAAGCTCTGGAATCCGCTGTTCTTTCGGCTGCCAACAAAAAGTATCGTAACACGCGTGAGCTTGAAGCCCATTACAATACCGAACAGGGAGAAGTGGAGTTGTTCGAGTTTGTGACCGTGGTTGAAGAAGTTCAGGATTCTTACAAGGAAATCGACCTTGATGAAGCCCGTGAGATTGATCCTGACGTGGAATGTGGCGACTCTCTTGGTATGAAAATGGATTCCGGCAGCTTCAGTCGTATTGCTGCCCAGACTGCTAAACAGGTCATTATTCAGAAGGTCCGTGAGGCGGAACGCGAGGGGATTTACAACGAATTCAAGGATCGTGTCGGCGAACTGGTCAATGGCATCGTGCGTCGCTATGAGCGTGGTGACCTGATTGTCGATCTTGGCCGTGCCGAAGCCTTGCTGCCGCATCGTGAGCAGGTGCCGCGTGAAAATTATCGTCAGGCTGACCGGGTTCGTGCGTATATTGCAGAGGTGAAGATGTCGCCCAAGGGGCCGCAGATCATTCTGTCGCGTACCCATCCGAACCTGGTCATTGAGTTGTTTAAGACTGAGGTTCCCGAGATTGCTGAAGGTATTGTCGAAATCGTCTCTTGCTCACGTGAGCCGGGTAGCCGGGCTAAAATTGCCGTGGTCTCCCATGATCCTGATGTTGATCCGGTTGGTGCCTGTGTCGGTATGCGTGGTTCCCGGGTGCAGAATGTTGTGTCCGAATTGCGTGGTGAAAAAATTGATATTATCCCCTGGACGCCGGATATGGCGCGGTTTGCCTGCTCTGCGCTGGCACCTGCCGATGTTTCCCGCGTTTATGTGGATAATGAAGAGCAGGCCATGGAGATTATCGTTCCCGACGATCAGCTGTCACTGGCGATTGGTAAGAAGGGACAGAATGTTCGTCTGGCCGCACGCTTGATCGGCTGGAAGATTGATATCAAGAGTGAAACTCGCGCCGCGGAAATCGAGCAGGAAGAGAGTCAGCCTGCTGAAGAGACCGATGGCGAAGAGCAAGAGGCTTCTGTGGACGAAACCGTTGTCGATGAAGCTCCTGCTCAAACAGAGGAAGAAGAGTAA
- a CDS encoding 16S rRNA (uracil(1498)-N(3))-methyltransferase — protein MSLECVNNGGSVSRIVSACALTLEQEAAIGLAGRDALSIWQARVGEIVTVEDPFQQCYRARITDLDDADATVVPFEMIDAVESPVQICLCQALPEKERFELVLQKMTEIGVNRIVPFISQHSTTVEERDAGQKKSHRWPDVLLRAGRQCRRAELPELMAVCDFDTMLESLSDWDVKLLLSEKGAAWSFREGIGSARPDRIAVIVGPEGGFADAEIEQAQGRGVVPVSVGRRILRTETAAIVAATLAQFCVGDYA, from the coding sequence GTGAGCCTCGAATGCGTTAATAATGGCGGATCTGTCAGCCGTATTGTCAGCGCCTGTGCGCTGACGTTGGAGCAGGAGGCTGCAATTGGACTTGCCGGCCGCGATGCGCTGTCCATCTGGCAGGCGCGTGTTGGTGAGATCGTCACCGTGGAAGATCCGTTTCAGCAGTGCTATCGAGCGCGGATAACGGACTTGGATGACGCTGATGCCACTGTTGTTCCGTTTGAAATGATCGACGCGGTGGAGTCGCCTGTGCAAATCTGCCTCTGCCAGGCGTTGCCCGAAAAGGAACGTTTTGAACTGGTACTGCAGAAAATGACGGAGATCGGTGTCAACCGAATTGTCCCTTTTATTTCACAACATTCCACGACAGTCGAAGAGCGCGATGCCGGACAGAAAAAATCCCATCGCTGGCCTGATGTGCTGCTGCGAGCCGGGCGTCAATGCCGTCGCGCTGAATTGCCGGAATTGATGGCGGTGTGTGATTTCGACACCATGCTTGAGTCGTTGTCGGACTGGGATGTCAAATTGCTGCTCAGCGAAAAAGGCGCGGCCTGGTCGTTTCGTGAGGGGATCGGTTCCGCACGCCCGGACCGGATTGCCGTCATTGTTGGCCCGGAAGGTGGCTTTGCCGACGCGGAGATTGAGCAGGCTCAGGGGCGGGGCGTGGTGCCGGTGTCGGTGGGACGACGAATATTACGAACCGAGACAGCAGCCATTGTTGCAGCGACGCTGGCTCAATTCTGTGTAGGGGATTATGCCTGA
- a CDS encoding 3-methyl-2-oxobutanoate dehydrogenase subunit VorB: MTKRLFVKGNEAVAMGAIEAGCRYYFGYPITPQSDIPEYISREFLKIGGEFIQAESEVASINMLLGASACGARAMTSSSSPGISLKQEGISYMSGSECPGLIVNICRSGPGLGGIDASQADYFQATKGGGHGGYHIIVLAPDCVQEMYDMAILAFDLSDRYRVPAMILADAVIGQMKEALEPHPYVKPDDLGPKDWALIGDGKAGEQKIVKSLYLGDGELEAHNNRLHAKYAVMQEKEARYEGIGLDDAELLVTAYGSTARIAKTAVRLAREQGLKVGLLRPITLFPFPNAAFKQYGEKAGKILCFELNNGQMVDDVRLAAPGVDVDFYGRPPGAGSLPTPEEFLAQIRSRCEVTA; the protein is encoded by the coding sequence GTGACAAAACGTTTGTTTGTAAAAGGCAACGAAGCGGTTGCCATGGGAGCCATTGAGGCAGGATGCCGTTATTATTTTGGTTACCCGATCACTCCTCAGAGTGATATTCCCGAATATATTTCCCGCGAATTTCTGAAGATTGGTGGCGAATTCATTCAGGCGGAAAGTGAAGTGGCTTCGATCAATATGCTGCTCGGCGCCAGTGCCTGTGGTGCTCGGGCCATGACCTCGTCATCAAGCCCCGGCATTTCCCTGAAGCAGGAAGGTATTTCCTACATGTCAGGTAGTGAATGTCCCGGCCTGATTGTCAATATCTGTCGCAGTGGCCCCGGCCTTGGCGGTATTGATGCCTCCCAGGCCGATTATTTCCAGGCCACCAAAGGGGGCGGACATGGCGGTTATCACATCATTGTCCTGGCACCGGACTGTGTGCAGGAGATGTACGACATGGCGATTCTGGCCTTTGATCTGTCGGATCGTTACCGGGTGCCGGCCATGATTCTGGCGGATGCCGTCATCGGCCAGATGAAGGAAGCGCTGGAGCCGCATCCTTATGTCAAACCGGATGATCTCGGTCCAAAGGACTGGGCGCTGATCGGCGACGGCAAGGCCGGTGAGCAGAAAATCGTCAAATCCCTGTATCTCGGTGATGGTGAGCTTGAGGCGCACAACAACCGTTTGCATGCCAAATATGCCGTCATGCAGGAAAAGGAAGCACGTTACGAGGGAATCGGTCTGGACGATGCCGAATTGCTGGTTACGGCCTACGGCAGCACGGCGCGTATCGCCAAGACCGCTGTACGTCTGGCGCGTGAACAGGGATTGAAAGTCGGGCTGTTGCGTCCCATTACCCTGTTTCCATTCCCGAATGCCGCGTTTAAACAATACGGTGAGAAAGCGGGCAAGATTCTGTGTTTTGAACTGAATAACGGACAGATGGTCGACGATGTGCGCCTGGCCGCACCCGGCGTTGACGTTGATTTTTACGGACGTCCTCCCGGAGCAGGTTCCCTGCCGACTCCGGAAGAATTCCTGGCCCAGATCCGTTCCCGTTGTGAGGTGACCGCATGA
- a CDS encoding 2-oxoacid:acceptor oxidoreductase family protein has product MNHDVFMAGFGGQGVLLIGNLLAYATIMEGNNASYFPAYGVEKRGGAATCTIVMSDQQVGSPVVGEPEASLLLNPLSMEKYYERVRKGGFALINSSLIDDDGSSRDDVVKVRIPANDMALEIGDARLVNMVVLGAYIEYSKVVKMETVKEALKVVLPERNHRFLPLNYQALDQGAEFCRQALQA; this is encoded by the coding sequence ATGAACCACGATGTATTTATGGCCGGTTTTGGTGGGCAGGGTGTTCTGTTGATCGGCAACCTGTTGGCTTATGCAACGATTATGGAAGGGAATAATGCGTCGTATTTCCCGGCCTATGGTGTAGAAAAACGTGGCGGTGCCGCAACATGCACCATCGTGATGTCGGACCAGCAGGTCGGCTCGCCGGTGGTTGGTGAACCGGAAGCCTCACTGTTGCTGAACCCGCTGTCTATGGAAAAATATTATGAACGCGTCCGTAAAGGCGGTTTTGCCCTGATCAATTCATCGCTGATTGATGATGACGGTTCCAGCCGTGACGACGTGGTCAAGGTACGGATTCCGGCCAATGACATGGCACTGGAGATCGGTGATGCCCGCCTGGTCAATATGGTTGTCCTCGGTGCCTATATTGAGTACAGCAAAGTGGTGAAGATGGAGACCGTCAAGGAAGCGCTTAAAGTGGTGCTCCCCGAGCGCAACCATCGTTTTCTACCCTTGAATTATCAGGCTTTGGATCAAGGTGCCGAGTTCTGTCGCCAGGCTTTGCAAGCCTGA
- a CDS encoding ribosome maturation factor has product MSQEAVLNKVVELAGPILEEQGLELVDIEFFAQGSEWLLRLFIDKPGGVNLDDCADCSRELSMILDVEEVIDTAYRLEVSSPGIDRPLKKDADFERFKGEMVRAKTLQAVDPDLRGYQRKTFIGELLGLENGVVSIEQNDKAGGRVDLPLDSLETINLEPQF; this is encoded by the coding sequence ATGTCTCAAGAAGCTGTTTTGAATAAGGTTGTTGAACTGGCTGGTCCCATCCTCGAAGAGCAGGGGCTTGAGCTGGTGGATATCGAGTTTTTTGCCCAGGGCTCCGAATGGTTGCTGCGCCTGTTTATCGATAAGCCGGGCGGCGTCAATCTTGACGATTGCGCTGATTGCAGTCGTGAACTGAGCATGATCCTCGATGTGGAAGAGGTGATTGATACGGCGTACCGCCTCGAAGTCTCCTCGCCGGGAATTGACCGTCCCCTGAAAAAAGACGCTGATTTTGAACGCTTTAAAGGGGAGATGGTGCGTGCCAAAACGTTGCAGGCCGTTGATCCCGACCTGCGGGGTTACCAGCGCAAGACATTCATTGGTGAGTTGCTCGGTCTTGAGAACGGCGTGGTTTCCATTGAACAGAATGACAAGGCCGGCGGCCGCGTTGACCTGCCTTTGGACAGTCTGGAAACGATCAACCTTGAACCGCAGTTTTAA
- the nagZ gene encoding beta-N-acetylhexosaminidase: protein MPLSPKFHRRLFIPVIQLLLLVLFFTCSGCQLLTGNTTSTQPPLDEKIGQLLLVGFRGQTVEQAPTLVTDIQKRNLGGVILFDYDVQLGQAGRNIASPSQLKKLTSSLQALSDRPLLIAVDQEGGRIARLKPAQGFPATLSHRQLGEQADLHQTVEQSKELATTLETMGINLNLAPVVDLCSNPDNPVIARLDRCFSSDPDQVTEQAEAYIAGHHQTGVLTCLKHFPGHGSSTADSHQGLTDITTTWSEDELIPYRELIKQGHVDAIMTAHVFNRRLDANDPATLSEPIITGLLRSVLGYEGVVISDDLQMKAISDHYGLETAIEKALNAGVDMLVFGNNLRYNEHSVEQAVSIIRRLVRQGKVSEARIDESWRRITMLKRHLTVKQQ, encoded by the coding sequence ATGCCGTTATCACCCAAGTTCCACCGACGCCTGTTCATCCCAGTCATCCAGTTACTGCTTCTGGTGCTGTTTTTTACCTGCAGCGGTTGTCAACTTCTGACCGGCAACACAACATCGACACAACCTCCACTGGATGAAAAAATAGGCCAGTTGTTGCTGGTGGGGTTTCGCGGTCAGACTGTGGAACAGGCCCCCACCCTCGTCACAGACATTCAAAAACGAAACCTCGGCGGCGTCATTCTGTTTGATTATGATGTCCAACTCGGCCAGGCAGGACGAAATATCGCTTCGCCGTCTCAACTGAAAAAGCTTACCTCGAGTCTTCAGGCTCTGTCCGACCGGCCCTTACTGATTGCCGTTGATCAAGAGGGGGGACGCATTGCCCGGCTTAAACCGGCGCAGGGCTTCCCCGCTACCCTTTCCCACCGTCAACTCGGCGAACAGGCGGATCTCCATCAAACCGTTGAACAGAGTAAAGAGCTGGCAACAACATTGGAAACCATGGGGATCAACCTCAATCTGGCCCCGGTGGTCGATCTGTGCAGCAATCCCGACAATCCGGTGATTGCCCGACTGGACCGCTGTTTTTCCTCTGACCCTGATCAGGTAACGGAGCAGGCTGAAGCCTATATTGCCGGGCATCATCAGACGGGTGTCTTGACCTGTCTTAAACACTTTCCCGGACACGGCAGTTCCACAGCGGATTCACATCAGGGCCTTACTGATATCACCACGACCTGGAGCGAAGATGAACTGATCCCTTACCGCGAGCTGATCAAGCAGGGGCATGTCGATGCCATCATGACGGCTCATGTTTTCAATCGTCGTCTGGATGCCAACGATCCGGCGACGTTGTCTGAACCGATCATTACCGGACTATTACGCAGTGTTCTGGGGTATGAAGGTGTGGTGATTTCCGACGATCTGCAGATGAAGGCGATCAGTGATCATTACGGATTGGAAACGGCCATTGAAAAAGCGCTCAACGCCGGCGTGGACATGCTGGTATTCGGCAACAACCTCCGTTACAACGAGCACAGTGTTGAACAGGCTGTCTCGATCATTCGCCGCCTGGTCAGGCAGGGCAAGGTCAGCGAGGCCAGGATTGATGAATCCTGGCGTCGCATCACCATGTTAAAAAGACACCTGACCGTCAAACAACAGTGA
- a CDS encoding RNA methyltransferase: MPDKQFNPDVAAQITVILVEPQGPLNIGSVCRAMGNFGFTDLRLVNPQTNHLRHEARQMAVKAGYILEGATIYSSLEEALHGCQYAFGTTRRFGRYRDRDDFLYPDAAAQLIAGFDHDIHTALVFGREDCGLLNEELDLCQRFLTIPTCDAMPSMNLAQSVALCLYEVSKQGLEARGELLNPDLAAIDQTEAMIQQMKETLTRIEYLDPQNPDHILRSFRRLFGKSGLTDREVRILRGLWSRIDWVQGELEKRTQADGENHE; this comes from the coding sequence ATGCCTGATAAACAATTCAATCCGGATGTCGCGGCCCAGATTACGGTGATTCTGGTGGAACCTCAGGGGCCGTTGAATATCGGCTCGGTGTGCCGGGCCATGGGTAACTTCGGTTTTACGGATCTGCGTCTGGTCAATCCGCAGACCAACCATTTGCGCCACGAAGCGCGGCAGATGGCGGTCAAGGCAGGTTATATTCTCGAAGGGGCGACGATTTATTCCTCTCTGGAAGAGGCGTTGCACGGCTGTCAGTATGCTTTCGGCACCACGCGTCGTTTTGGTCGTTACCGTGATCGCGATGATTTCCTCTATCCCGATGCCGCGGCGCAGCTGATCGCCGGCTTTGATCACGATATTCATACGGCCCTGGTGTTTGGCCGCGAGGATTGTGGTTTGCTCAATGAAGAACTTGATTTGTGCCAGCGTTTTTTGACCATTCCCACCTGTGATGCCATGCCGTCGATGAACCTGGCTCAGTCCGTGGCTTTGTGCCTCTATGAGGTGTCCAAACAGGGGTTGGAGGCGCGTGGAGAATTGCTTAATCCCGATCTGGCGGCCATTGACCAGACCGAGGCGATGATCCAGCAGATGAAAGAAACCCTGACGCGGATCGAATACCTTGATCCCCAGAATCCCGATCATATTTTGCGTTCGTTCCGACGCCTGTTCGGTAAAAGCGGTTTGACGGATCGCGAAGTACGCATTTTGCGCGGGTTGTGGAGCCGCATTGACTGGGTGCAGGGCGAACTGGAAAAACGGACTCAGGCTGATGGAGAGAATCATGAGTGA